In Pseudoduganella albidiflava, a single window of DNA contains:
- the rfbC gene encoding dTDP-4-dehydrorhamnose 3,5-epimerase, which produces MDILPTSIPGCFELRPIVRRDERGSFTKVFHEDVFRDAGLRTDFAEEYYSISQQGVLRGLHFQVPPHDHAKLVYCPQGRVLDAALDLRRGSPTYGRHLALELSGEAGNMLYLPAGLAHGFYTLSEQALMVYKVTSTYAPAHDGGVLWNSAGIDWPDSAPLLSPRDRTFPTLADFDSPFAA; this is translated from the coding sequence ATGGATATCCTGCCCACCTCTATCCCCGGCTGCTTCGAGCTGCGCCCGATCGTGCGGCGCGACGAGCGCGGCAGCTTTACCAAGGTCTTCCATGAAGACGTGTTCCGCGATGCCGGGCTGCGCACCGATTTCGCCGAAGAGTACTACTCGATCTCGCAGCAGGGCGTGCTGCGCGGCCTGCACTTCCAGGTGCCGCCGCACGATCACGCCAAGCTGGTGTACTGCCCGCAGGGCCGCGTGCTGGACGCCGCGCTGGACTTGCGGCGCGGCTCGCCCACCTACGGCCGGCACCTGGCCCTGGAGCTGAGCGGCGAGGCCGGCAACATGCTGTACCTGCCGGCCGGGCTGGCCCATGGCTTCTATACGCTGAGCGAACAGGCGCTGATGGTGTACAAGGTGACGTCCACGTATGCCCCGGCGCACGATGGCGGCGTGCTGTGGAATTCGGCCGGCATCGACTGGCCGGACAGCGCCCCGCTGCTGTCGCCGCGCGACCGCACCTTCCCCACGCTGGCGGACTTCGACAGTCCCTTCGCCGCATGA
- a CDS encoding GSCFA domain-containing protein: MSAHPYKQQPERAFWNRAVARKSWYNVEFTADTPRFLTAANRIATAGSCFASNLMRWLPSLGLTPFFAEQAPDYFTPEEKQAHGYHEFSARYGNLYTVRQLRQLFEEALERRPAIHAFEEVDGKVFDLLRPHVRPGGFDSAAEARLDRAFHLAAVRRMLAESDTFVFTLGLTEAWVDARDHIVYPVCPGTVAGTFDPATHLPVNFEYPEILADLEAAIALAADINPAMRWIITVSPVHLVATHGEDSVIVASTYSKSVLRAVCGAAAKRHGHVYYFPSYEIISSAASFGQYLESNLRDASERGVSHVMEEFRRAFVAQDGATDPGVPETAAAPAQAPAAPGFLEQVARTLAAECDELKNDPGRA, from the coding sequence GTGAGCGCGCACCCCTACAAACAGCAGCCCGAGCGGGCGTTCTGGAACCGCGCGGTGGCCCGCAAGAGCTGGTACAACGTGGAGTTCACCGCCGACACGCCGCGCTTCCTGACGGCGGCCAACCGCATCGCCACGGCCGGCAGCTGCTTCGCCAGCAACCTGATGCGCTGGCTGCCGTCGCTGGGGCTGACGCCGTTCTTCGCCGAACAGGCGCCGGACTATTTCACGCCCGAAGAAAAGCAGGCGCACGGCTACCACGAATTCTCGGCACGCTACGGCAACCTGTACACGGTGCGCCAGTTGCGCCAGCTGTTCGAGGAAGCGCTGGAACGCCGGCCGGCCATCCACGCCTTCGAGGAAGTGGACGGCAAGGTGTTCGACCTGCTGCGCCCCCACGTGCGGCCCGGCGGTTTCGACAGCGCCGCGGAGGCGCGCCTGGACCGTGCCTTCCACCTGGCCGCGGTGCGCCGCATGCTGGCCGAGAGCGATACTTTCGTGTTCACGCTGGGGCTGACCGAAGCATGGGTCGATGCGCGGGACCATATCGTCTACCCGGTCTGTCCGGGCACCGTGGCCGGCACCTTCGATCCCGCCACGCACCTGCCGGTCAACTTCGAGTATCCGGAAATCCTGGCCGACCTGGAAGCGGCCATCGCGCTCGCGGCGGACATCAATCCGGCCATGCGCTGGATCATCACGGTCAGTCCCGTGCACCTGGTGGCCACGCACGGCGAGGACAGCGTCATCGTGGCGTCCACGTATTCGAAGAGCGTGCTGCGCGCCGTCTGCGGCGCCGCCGCGAAGCGTCACGGCCATGTGTACTACTTCCCCAGCTACGAGATCATCAGCTCGGCCGCCTCGTTCGGCCAGTACCTGGAATCGAACCTGCGCGACGCGTCGGAACGGGGTGTGTCCCACGTGATGGAGGAATTCCGCCGCGCGTTCGTGGCGCAGGATGGGGCCACCGATCCCGGTGTGCCGGAGACCGCCGCGGCACCGGCGCAGGCACCCGCGGCGCCAGGCTTCCTGGAGCAGGTGGCCCGCACGCTGGCGGCCGAATGCGATGAACTGAAGAACGATCCGGGAAGGGCTTAA
- a CDS encoding glycosyltransferase family 2 protein, giving the protein MDMAALVTVGVPAWSRREALHAVLADMVATGLHTEPAVRILVIDDDSPDGSFDAVRHFDGQGNISVRKNAERQGFRGNFIRLIEQCETEYLLYSCDDDFVVTPGVVRLLEYLKTTPTPPALISSLFYDKGQVYRANDSQVLPIPLEEYRHCCAHMPGLVLNARLARAIVPRIEPFLRDPRNAYPQCCVALLLLLFGYPGIYLPVELVRTGFDLASGIEGYATVAQRWDQFLFFDELLGHLAGSITDADAAARARYLLERHRASLFLTLGSGIGHERPDLGQAYLDGAAAWLRRQGA; this is encoded by the coding sequence ATGGATATGGCAGCCCTCGTCACCGTCGGCGTGCCGGCCTGGAGCCGGCGCGAAGCGCTGCACGCCGTGCTGGCGGACATGGTCGCCACCGGCCTGCACACCGAGCCGGCCGTGCGCATCCTCGTCATCGACGACGACTCGCCGGACGGCAGCTTCGACGCGGTGCGCCATTTCGATGGCCAGGGCAATATCAGCGTGCGCAAGAACGCCGAGCGCCAGGGTTTTCGCGGCAATTTCATCCGGCTGATCGAGCAATGCGAGACCGAGTACCTGCTGTATTCGTGCGACGACGATTTCGTGGTGACCCCTGGCGTGGTGCGGCTGCTGGAATACCTGAAGACGACACCCACGCCGCCGGCATTGATTTCCAGCCTGTTCTACGACAAGGGCCAGGTGTACCGGGCCAACGACAGCCAGGTGCTGCCGATTCCGCTGGAGGAATACCGGCACTGCTGCGCCCACATGCCGGGCCTGGTGCTGAACGCGCGGCTGGCCAGGGCCATCGTGCCGCGCATCGAGCCCTTCCTGCGCGATCCGCGCAACGCCTATCCGCAATGCTGCGTGGCCCTGCTGTTGCTGCTGTTCGGCTACCCCGGCATCTACCTGCCGGTCGAGCTGGTGCGCACGGGGTTCGACCTCGCTTCCGGTATCGAAGGCTATGCCACGGTGGCGCAGCGCTGGGACCAGTTCCTGTTCTTCGATGAACTGCTGGGCCACCTGGCCGGCAGCATCACCGACGCCGACGCCGCCGCGCGTGCCCGCTACCTGCTGGAGCGGCACCGCGCCAGCCTGTTCCTCACGCTCGGCTCGGGCATCGGCCACGAACGCCCCGACCTGGGGCAGGCTTACCTGGACGGCGCGGCGGCCTGGCTGCGCCGGCAGGGCGCTTAA
- a CDS encoding TylF/MycF/NovP-related O-methyltransferase has translation MILPPFTPIEHPERVLNFMVRTVWGLTDPQRFYALMQEAQALCVPGTYLGDNLFTWGKSNSPFEDKRFVAAWENNCQNDADRAIAWRRYILACAAFHCAQIDGDFVECGVYRGTSIKTIVDYFGKENFDKTFWGYDTFDYNPVEHHAFEGQTTGLYQEIQQRFAGYDNVRLVQGLLPQSLEGNSPERIALLHIDLNSAEFEIAVLDALFDRVVPGGMIILDDYEWSGQYRLQKIAEDAWFAERNYRTFPLPTGQGIVLKR, from the coding sequence ATGATCCTGCCGCCATTCACGCCCATCGAACATCCCGAACGCGTCCTCAACTTCATGGTCCGCACGGTATGGGGCCTCACCGATCCCCAGCGCTTCTATGCCCTGATGCAGGAAGCGCAGGCACTGTGCGTGCCCGGCACCTACCTGGGCGATAACCTGTTCACCTGGGGCAAGAGCAATTCGCCGTTCGAGGACAAGCGCTTCGTCGCCGCCTGGGAAAACAACTGCCAGAACGATGCCGACCGCGCGATCGCCTGGCGCCGCTACATCCTTGCCTGCGCAGCCTTCCATTGCGCCCAGATCGACGGCGATTTCGTCGAGTGCGGGGTGTACCGCGGCACCAGCATCAAGACCATCGTCGACTACTTCGGCAAGGAAAACTTCGACAAGACCTTCTGGGGCTACGACACGTTCGACTACAACCCCGTCGAGCACCATGCCTTCGAAGGGCAGACTACCGGCCTGTACCAGGAGATCCAGCAGCGCTTCGCCGGCTACGACAATGTGCGCCTGGTGCAGGGCCTGCTGCCGCAATCGCTGGAAGGCAATTCGCCGGAACGCATCGCCCTGCTGCATATCGACCTGAACAGCGCCGAATTCGAGATCGCCGTGCTCGATGCCCTGTTCGACCGGGTGGTTCCGGGCGGCATGATCATTCTCGACGACTATGAATGGAGTGGCCAGTATCGCCTGCAGAAGATTGCCGAGGATGCCTGGTTCGCCGAGCGCAACTACCGCACCTTCCCACTGCCGACCGGCCAGGGAATCGTCCTCAAGCGCTGA
- a CDS encoding N-acetyl sugar amidotransferase: MNYRRMQYCARCTYPFVTVNLAIDDEGVCASCRTAEEFDKLTPEFWAHRRAVFEKNVEAMRKDRRSDYDCIIPVSGGKDSYFQTHIMVKEYGLKPLLVTYHGNNYLPEGNYNRDRMREVFDCDHLVMGPSVEVLKKLNRLCFRKMGDMNWHAHCGIFTFPIQMAVKFDINLMVWGEIAWDISGMYEPDDFVEFSARVRHEHGLRGFEWYDMLNDPQEPLKENDLLWAKYPSDDQILKTGVRGLYIGNFFKWDPYKHTQLMKDLYGWKESERPFDRTYRRASNLDDRYENGIHDLLKFVKFGYGRGSDHSSKDVRTGYMTREEAIEMVRKYDHVVSDDLYYWLDYVNMTEEEFWRTADRFRDPRVWWIENGKWYKDNIWGDSSAYGEVHLSLEEQKRYQRG, from the coding sequence ATGAACTACCGCCGCATGCAGTATTGCGCCCGCTGCACGTATCCGTTCGTCACCGTCAACCTGGCGATCGACGATGAAGGCGTTTGCGCCAGCTGCCGTACCGCCGAGGAATTCGACAAGCTGACGCCGGAGTTCTGGGCCCACCGCCGCGCCGTGTTCGAAAAGAATGTCGAGGCGATGCGCAAGGACCGCCGCTCCGATTACGACTGCATCATCCCCGTCAGCGGCGGCAAGGACAGTTATTTCCAGACCCACATCATGGTCAAGGAATATGGCCTGAAGCCCCTGCTGGTCACTTACCACGGCAATAACTACCTGCCGGAGGGGAACTACAACCGCGACCGCATGCGCGAGGTGTTCGATTGCGATCACCTGGTGATGGGCCCCAGCGTCGAGGTGCTGAAGAAGCTGAACCGGCTGTGCTTCCGCAAGATGGGCGACATGAACTGGCACGCCCACTGCGGCATCTTCACGTTCCCGATCCAGATGGCGGTGAAGTTCGACATCAACCTGATGGTGTGGGGCGAGATCGCCTGGGATATCTCGGGCATGTACGAGCCCGATGACTTCGTCGAGTTCTCGGCGCGGGTGCGCCACGAGCATGGCCTGCGCGGTTTCGAGTGGTACGACATGCTGAACGACCCGCAGGAGCCGCTGAAGGAAAACGACCTGCTGTGGGCCAAGTACCCGAGCGACGACCAGATCCTGAAGACGGGCGTGCGCGGCCTGTACATCGGCAACTTCTTCAAGTGGGATCCGTACAAGCACACCCAGCTGATGAAGGACCTGTACGGCTGGAAGGAATCGGAACGGCCGTTCGACCGCACCTATCGCCGCGCCTCGAACCTGGACGACCGCTACGAGAACGGCATCCACGACCTGCTCAAGTTCGTCAAGTTCGGCTATGGCCGCGGCTCCGACCACAGCTCGAAGGACGTGCGCACCGGCTACATGACGCGCGAGGAAGCGATCGAAATGGTGCGCAAGTACGACCACGTGGTGTCCGACGACCTGTACTACTGGCTCGACTATGTGAACATGACGGAAGAGGAATTCTGGCGTACCGCCGACAGGTTCCGTGATCCGCGCGTGTGGTGGATCGAAAACGGCAAGTGGTACAAGGACAATATCTGGGGCGATTCGTCGGCCTACGGCGAAGTCCACCTGTCGCTCGAAGAACAGAAGCGTTACCAGCGCGGCTGA
- the rfbG gene encoding CDP-glucose 4,6-dehydratase has protein sequence MNPGFWRGKRVFLTGHTGFKGSWLSLWLQSLGAHVTGFALAPPSQPSLFDVAGVAAGMESLAGDIRDAEALRGALAAARPDIVIHMAAQALVRYSYAHPVETYATNVMGLVHLFEAVRATPGVRAVVNVTSDKCYENREWPWGYRENEAMGGYDPYSNSKGCAELVTSAYRSSFFNPERYKEHGVALGSGRAGNVIGGGDWAEDRLIPDMVRAIAAGRPVRIRSPHAIRPWQHVLEPLSGYLALAERLYQDGPACAEGFNFGPQDVDAQPVQWIVERLCGSWGAGAAWELDSAPQPHEAHYLKLDCSKARSRLGWQPRWTLGQAIDRIVAWHKAHAAGQDMRGFTLAQIAAYQDALQDTLQDASQNTSQHTSQDTSHNQENNHE, from the coding sequence ATGAATCCCGGTTTCTGGCGCGGCAAGCGCGTCTTCCTCACCGGCCACACGGGCTTCAAGGGGAGCTGGCTGAGCCTCTGGCTGCAATCGCTCGGCGCGCACGTCACCGGCTTCGCGCTGGCCCCGCCCAGCCAGCCCAGCCTGTTCGACGTGGCGGGCGTGGCGGCCGGCATGGAATCCCTGGCGGGCGATATCCGCGATGCCGAGGCGCTGCGCGGCGCGCTGGCGGCGGCCCGGCCCGACATCGTGATCCACATGGCGGCGCAGGCGCTGGTGCGCTACTCGTATGCGCACCCGGTGGAAACCTATGCGACCAACGTGATGGGCCTGGTGCACCTGTTCGAGGCGGTGCGCGCCACGCCGGGCGTGCGCGCCGTGGTCAATGTCACCAGCGACAAATGCTATGAGAACCGCGAGTGGCCGTGGGGCTATCGCGAAAACGAGGCGATGGGCGGCTATGACCCGTACAGCAACAGCAAGGGCTGCGCCGAACTCGTCACCAGCGCCTACCGCTCCTCGTTCTTCAACCCGGAGCGCTACAAGGAACACGGCGTGGCGCTCGGCTCCGGCCGCGCCGGCAACGTGATCGGCGGCGGCGACTGGGCCGAAGACCGGCTGATCCCGGACATGGTGCGCGCCATCGCCGCCGGCCGGCCGGTACGCATCCGCAGCCCGCATGCGATCCGGCCATGGCAGCACGTGCTTGAGCCGTTGTCCGGCTACCTGGCGCTGGCCGAGCGGCTGTACCAGGATGGACCGGCCTGCGCCGAAGGCTTCAATTTCGGCCCGCAGGATGTCGACGCGCAGCCGGTGCAGTGGATCGTCGAGCGCCTGTGCGGCAGCTGGGGCGCCGGCGCCGCCTGGGAGCTGGACAGCGCGCCCCAGCCGCACGAGGCGCATTACCTGAAGCTCGACTGCTCCAAGGCGCGCAGCCGCCTGGGCTGGCAACCGCGCTGGACGCTGGGCCAGGCCATCGACCGGATCGTGGCGTGGCACAAGGCCCATGCCGCCGGGCAGGACATGCGTGGCTTCACGCTGGCGCAGATCGCCGCGTATCAGGACGCTTTGCAGGACACTTTGCAGGACGCTTCTCAAAACACCTCGCAGCACACTTCGCAAGACACTTCGCATAACCAAGAGAACAACCATGAGTGA
- a CDS encoding NAD-dependent epimerase/dehydratase family protein, translated as MSTALVTGASGFIGGHLVRRLLADGWQVHVVLRPDSVPPADDAGALHVHRHDGSTEDLIRILRAVAPDTVFHLASLFLAQHTPADVEPLVRANVLFSTQLAEAMAQAGVRHLVNTGTSWQHYEDQPYSPVCLYAALKQAFDAVLRFYAEALDMRVITLKLFDTYGPGDRRPKLLHLFKRIGASGEALAMSPGQQRIDLVHIDDVIDAFVLAAGRLASGAVAGIEEYAVSSGAPLPLQELARVYEQASGQALNIDWGGRPYRPREVMEPWHSYRLLPGWQPRVGLADGIRATLAAEAAP; from the coding sequence ATGAGCACCGCCCTCGTCACCGGCGCCAGCGGTTTCATCGGCGGCCACCTGGTGCGCCGGCTGCTGGCCGATGGCTGGCAGGTGCATGTCGTGCTGCGGCCGGACTCGGTGCCGCCCGCGGATGACGCGGGCGCCCTGCACGTGCACCGGCACGACGGCAGTACCGAAGACCTGATCCGCATCCTGCGTGCCGTCGCGCCGGATACCGTGTTTCATCTCGCCTCGCTGTTCCTGGCCCAGCACACCCCCGCCGACGTGGAACCGCTGGTGCGCGCCAACGTGCTGTTCTCGACCCAGCTGGCCGAAGCGATGGCCCAGGCCGGCGTGCGCCACCTCGTCAATACCGGCACCTCGTGGCAGCACTACGAAGACCAGCCCTACAGCCCGGTGTGCCTGTACGCGGCGCTCAAGCAGGCCTTCGACGCCGTGCTGCGCTTCTATGCGGAAGCGCTGGACATGCGCGTGATCACGCTGAAGCTGTTCGATACCTATGGCCCCGGCGACCGGCGGCCGAAGCTCCTGCACCTGTTCAAGCGCATCGGCGCTTCCGGCGAGGCGCTGGCGATGTCGCCCGGCCAGCAGCGGATCGACCTGGTCCATATCGATGACGTGATCGACGCCTTCGTGCTGGCCGCCGGGCGCCTGGCCTCCGGCGCCGTGGCCGGCATCGAAGAGTACGCGGTCTCGTCGGGCGCCCCGCTGCCCTTGCAGGAGCTGGCCCGCGTCTACGAACAGGCCAGTGGCCAGGCCCTGAACATCGACTGGGGAGGCCGCCCGTACCGCCCCCGCGAAGTGATGGAACCGTGGCACAGCTACCGGCTGCTGCCCGGCTGGCAACCCCGGGTCGGCCTGGCCGACGGCATCCGCGCCACGCTGGCGGCCGAGGCGGCGCCATGA
- the rfbF gene encoding glucose-1-phosphate cytidylyltransferase — MKAVILAGGLGTRLSEETSVRPKPMVEIGGKPILWHIMKSYSAHGINDFVICCGYKGYVIKEFFANYFLHTSDVTFDMQANSVEVHTRNAEPWRVTVVDTGDDSMTGGRLKRIKKFVEHEEAFCFTYGDGVSDVDVAASIAFHRSHGKLATMTAVQPPGRFGAIEIDGSRIVRFKEKPQGDGNWINGGFFVLSPKAIDYVDADATIWEKEPMEGLARDGQIDAFFHAGFWQPMDTLRDKIHLEELWQSGRAPWKRWP; from the coding sequence ATGAAAGCAGTCATCCTTGCCGGCGGCCTGGGCACCCGGCTCAGCGAAGAAACCAGTGTCCGTCCGAAGCCCATGGTGGAAATCGGCGGCAAGCCGATCCTGTGGCACATCATGAAGAGCTACTCGGCGCACGGCATCAACGATTTCGTCATCTGCTGCGGCTACAAGGGCTACGTGATCAAGGAATTCTTCGCCAACTACTTCCTGCACACCTCCGACGTCACCTTCGACATGCAGGCCAACAGCGTGGAAGTGCATACCCGCAATGCCGAGCCGTGGCGGGTCACGGTGGTCGACACGGGCGACGACAGCATGACGGGCGGCCGCCTGAAGCGCATCAAGAAATTCGTCGAGCACGAGGAAGCGTTCTGCTTCACCTATGGCGACGGCGTGTCGGACGTCGACGTGGCCGCCTCGATCGCCTTCCACCGCAGCCACGGCAAGCTGGCGACGATGACGGCCGTGCAGCCACCCGGCCGCTTCGGCGCCATCGAGATCGACGGCAGCCGCATCGTGCGCTTCAAGGAAAAACCGCAGGGCGACGGCAACTGGATCAACGGCGGCTTCTTCGTGCTGTCGCCGAAGGCGATCGACTATGTCGACGCCGATGCCACGATCTGGGAAAAGGAACCGATGGAGGGACTGGCGCGCGATGGCCAGATCGACGCCTTCTTCCACGCCGGCTTCTGGCAGCCGATGGATACGCTGCGCGACAAGATCCACCTGGAAGAGCTGTGGCAAAGCGGCCGGGCGCCGTGGAAGCGGTGGCCATGA
- the rfbH gene encoding lipopolysaccharide biosynthesis protein RfbH, which yields MSDPQNKEQLREQIIALVAQYGALASQPKPFEPGVTVIPPAGKVVGAPEMELMVEASLDAWLTTGRFNDLFEARLAKLIGVQHLITVNSGSSANLVAFNTLTSPKLGERAIRQGDEVIGVAAGFPTTVNPIIQFGAVPVFVDVELGTYNIDVTQLEAAISPKTKAIMLAHTLGNPYNLDVITALCKKYKLWLIEDCCDALGSTYHGKMVGTFGDIGTMSFYPAHHITMGEGGAVFTDNYELKQIAESFRDWGRDCYCPPGKDNTCGKRFCWKLGTLPEGYDHKYTYSHLGYNLKITDMQAACGLAQIDRAAGFIQARKDNFAYLKERLQSCSEFLILPEATEHSDPSWFGFPMTLKPEANTSRVDLLTYLDQHKIGTRLLFAGNLTRQPYMTGRTYRVSGELANTDRVMNDTFWVGVYPGLTREMLDYVVEKLEAYFGVNF from the coding sequence ATGAGTGACCCACAGAACAAGGAACAACTGCGCGAGCAGATCATCGCGCTGGTGGCGCAGTACGGCGCCCTGGCCAGCCAGCCGAAGCCGTTCGAACCGGGGGTGACAGTGATCCCGCCGGCCGGCAAGGTGGTCGGCGCGCCGGAAATGGAACTGATGGTGGAAGCGTCGCTGGATGCCTGGCTGACCACGGGCCGCTTCAACGACCTGTTCGAGGCCAGGCTGGCCAAGCTGATCGGCGTGCAGCACCTGATCACCGTCAATTCCGGCTCGTCGGCCAACTTGGTGGCGTTCAACACGCTCACGTCGCCGAAGCTGGGCGAGCGCGCGATCCGCCAGGGCGACGAAGTGATCGGCGTGGCGGCGGGGTTCCCCACCACCGTCAACCCGATCATCCAGTTCGGCGCCGTGCCGGTGTTCGTCGACGTGGAACTGGGCACCTACAACATCGACGTGACGCAGCTGGAAGCGGCGATCTCGCCGAAGACCAAGGCGATCATGCTGGCCCACACGCTGGGCAATCCGTACAACCTGGACGTCATCACGGCGCTGTGCAAGAAGTACAAGCTGTGGCTGATCGAGGATTGCTGCGACGCGCTCGGCTCGACCTACCATGGCAAGATGGTGGGCACCTTCGGCGACATCGGCACCATGTCGTTCTACCCGGCGCACCACATCACGATGGGCGAAGGCGGAGCCGTGTTCACCGACAACTACGAGCTGAAGCAGATCGCCGAGTCGTTCCGCGACTGGGGCCGCGATTGCTACTGCCCGCCCGGCAAGGACAACACCTGCGGCAAGCGCTTCTGCTGGAAGCTGGGCACGCTGCCGGAAGGGTACGACCACAAGTACACCTACAGCCACCTGGGCTACAACCTGAAGATCACCGACATGCAGGCGGCCTGCGGCCTGGCCCAGATCGACCGCGCGGCCGGCTTCATCCAGGCCCGCAAGGACAACTTCGCCTACCTGAAGGAGCGGCTGCAGTCGTGCAGCGAATTCCTGATCCTGCCGGAAGCGACCGAGCACTCCGATCCTTCCTGGTTCGGCTTCCCGATGACGCTGAAGCCGGAAGCGAATACGTCCCGGGTGGACCTGCTCACCTACCTGGACCAGCACAAGATCGGCACGCGGCTGCTGTTCGCCGGCAACCTGACGCGCCAGCCCTACATGACCGGGCGCACCTACCGCGTATCGGGCGAGCTGGCCAATACCGACCGCGTGATGAACGACACCTTCTGGGTCGGCGTCTACCCGGGCCTGACGCGCGAGATGCTCGACTACGTGGTCGAGAAGCTGGAAGCCTATTTCGGCGTGAACTTCTGA